A region of Ovis canadensis isolate MfBH-ARS-UI-01 breed Bighorn chromosome 19, ARS-UI_OviCan_v2, whole genome shotgun sequence DNA encodes the following proteins:
- the NEK4 gene encoding serine/threonine-protein kinase Nek4 isoform X9, translated as MGFCEGGDLYRKLKEQKGRLLPESQVVEWFVQIAMALQYLHEKHILHRDLKTQNVFLTRTNIIKVGDLGIARVLENHCDMASTLIGTPYYMSPELFSNKPYNYKSDVWALGCCVYEMATLKHAFNAKDMNSLVYRIIEGKLPPMPKDYSPELAELIRTMLSKRPEERPSVRSILRQPYIKRQISLFLEATKAKTSKNNVKNGDSKSKPVDAVVPGKPELSHEVAPPQPHSSESSKTYVVGEDKCLFQEKPVVLGSLKIPTSLKDCTYKPDVSNTADSPATISRVHIDILPTERRNSVNDGLVQENPPQPLDASNELEGKCNISQVKEMLQENSKSSALPGNRIPTSSSHYVTGERKDPVKPLQPLNKDQNLPKDQDQVAGECVTGKQNRIHRALQPHSSGSEPSQSRQRRQKKREHAEHSGEKRQFQESPPCLLPSLPNVGKMECTSTQKDAENQSRVVTGSADNSRGSEIASSKDRPLSARERRRLKQSQEEIFPSGPIVRRASLGPAGPAKPQEDHLSPARRTSSDCSVAQERRLTQCLSEDELSSSTSSTDKSDGDSREGKGHTNEMTDLVQLMTQTLKLDSKESYEDLPVPDPGSEFKLHRKYRDTLILHGKVAEEAEELHFKQLPSGIMPGSEKIRRIVEVLRADVIRGLGIQLLEQVYDILEEEDELEREGWKLLNHVALARTSSTMLNRSGTFAGAHG; from the exons ATGGGCTTCTGTGAAGGAGGTGATCTGTACCGAAAGCTCAAAGAGCAGAAAGGGAGGCTTCTGCCTGAGAGTCAGGTGGTGGAGTGGTTTGTTCAGATAGCCATGGCTCTGCAG tatttACATGAAAAACACATCCTCCACCGAGATCTAAAAACCCAAAATGTCTTCCTGACAAGAACAAATATCATCAAAGTGGGTGACCTTGGAATTGCCCGAGTGCTTGAGAACCACTGTGACATGGCTAGCACCCTCATTGGCACACCTTACTATATGAGCCCTGAACTGTTTTCAAACAAACCCTACAACTACAAG tctgATGTTTGGGCTCTGGGATGCTGTGTTTATGAAATGGCCACCCTGAAGCATGCTTTCAATGCAAAAGACATGAATTCTTTAGTTTATCGGATTATTGAAGGAAAG CTGCCACCGATGCCAAAAGATTACAGCCCAGAGCTGGCAGAACTGATAAGAACTATGCTGAGCAAGAGACCTGAAGAAAGACCTTCTGTGAGGAGCATCTTGAGGCAGCCTTACATAAAGCGCCAAATATCCTTGTTTCTGGAGGCCACGAAGGC AAAAACCtccaaaaataatgttaaaaatggTGACTCTAAGTCCAAGCCTGTGGATGCAGTGGTTCCTGGAAAGCCTGAATTAAGTCATGAAGTAGCTCCTCCTCAACCACACTCTTCTGAGAGCTCCAAGACATATGTAGTg GGTGAAGACAAATGTTTGTTCCAGGAGAAACCTGTAGTCCTTGGCTCCTTGAAGATACCCACAAGTCTGAAAGACTGCACGTACAAACCAGACGTAAGCAATACTGCAGACTCACCAGCCACAATCAGTAGGGTGCATATTGACATCTTACCTACAGAGAGGAGGAACTCAGTGAATGACGGCTTAGTTCAAGAGAATCCACCACAACCCCTAGATGCCTCTAATGAACTGGAAGGTAAATGTAATATTTCTCAAGTAAAGGAGATGTTGCAGGAGAACAGTAAATCCAGTGCTCTCCCTGGAAACCGAATTCCCACATCGTCCTCTCACTATGTCacgggagaaaggaaagacccagtgaagcctCTGCAGCCCCTAAACAAAGACCAAAATTTACCAAAAGACCAG gatCAAGTTGCTGGTGAATGTGTTACAGGAAAACAGAACAGAATCCACCGAGCTTTACAGCCACACAGCTCTGGGTCTGAACCTTCCCAGTCTCGACAGCGGCGgcagaagaaaagagaacacGCTGAgcacagtggggaaaagagacag TTCCAAGAGAGTCCGCCTTGCCTTTTGCCTTCTCTTCCCAATGTTGGAAAGATGGAATGCACATCAACACAAAAAGATGCTGAAAACCAAAGTAGAGTGGTCACCGGATCTGCGGACAATTCGAGGGGCAGTGAGATAGCATCATCAAAG GACCGACCATTATCAGCAAGAGAGAGGAGGCGACTGAAGCAGTCACAGGAAGAGATCTTCCCCTCAG GCCCTATAGTGAGGAGAGCTTCTCTGGGCCCAGCGGGACCAGCGAAACCACAGGAAGACCACCTCAGCCCTGCTCGAAGGACGTCTTCCGACTGCAGTGTTGCTCAG GAAAGGAGACTCACCCAGTGTCTCTCAGAGGATGAGCTAAGTTCTTCTACAAGTTCCACTGATAAATCAGATGGGGATTCCAGGGAAGG taAAGGTCATACAAATGAAATGACTGACTTGGTACAATTGATGACTCAGACTCTGaagttggactctaaagagaGCTATGAAGACCTCCCAGTACCAGATCCAGGGTCAGAATTTAAACTTCATCGGAAGTATCGGGACACGCTAATACTTCATGGGAAAGTtgcagaagaggcagaggaactccATTTTAAACAGCTACCTTCAG GTATCATGCCAGGTTCTGAAAAAATCAGAAGAATAGTTGAAGTCTTAAGAGCTGATGTAATTCGGGGCCTGGGGATTCAGCTTTTAGAGCAGGTGTATGATATTTTGGAAGAGGAGGATGAATTGGAAAGAGAG GGGTGGAAATTGCTGAATCACGTTGCCCTGGCTAGAacctccagtacaatgttgaatagaagtg GTACATTTGCAGGAGCACATGGGTGA